DNA sequence from the Methanofollis formosanus genome:
GACCGTGTTCCATCGCCGCTCCCACCTATCCTCCTCATGGGGGCTCCCGGCTGTGCAACCCCCCGGCGCGAGATTCCAGGAAAGATTCTGCGAGAGGGGCGGCACGATACTTGATTTCTGTTCGCTCATCGAACACAAGGAGAGGGATCAAGGATCGATCCTTCCCCACCCCGGAGAGCCACAAGAATTTTCAATCGCGTATGCTTGAGCCCAGGGCCGGTTCATGCCCGATCCCCCATAGCCGCAAGATGAAAGCACTCTCACACATGCCTGATCCCGGTGTACCCCGAGATCTCCGTATTCGTCGTGCAGAGATCGTCGACCGAGAGGGCGTGGACATCGTCATGACCGGTGAGGCGTGCGAACGTTCTGAGTTCTTCGGTCGAGACCGTGAGGAAGTTCTCAAGCATCCTGGCAGAGATATCCACCCGCAACCGCCCTCGCATCTCCGGGTCCTGGGTGGTCACCCCGACCGGACACTTCCCGGTATTGCAGAGGCGGTACTGCTGGCAGGCGCAGGCCATCAGGGCGGCGGTCCCGATTGCAACGGCGTCGGCTCCCATGGCCAGGGCCTTGGCAAAGTCAGCAGAGATGCGCAGGCCCCCGGTGATCACCAGAGAGACGTCTTCGGCACCGTGGCGGTCGAGAGAGACCCGCGCCCGGTGGAGCGCGAAGGGCGTCGGGACCGAGGTGGTGTCTTTCACAAAGAGCGGCGCGGCCGCCGTCGCGCCTGGCCGCCCGTCGATGGTGACAAAGTCGGGGCCGGCAGGGAGGACCACCGCCAGGTCGTCCTCGATGTGGCCCGCGGCAAGTTTCACCCCGACCGGGCGCCCGCCGGTCGCATTACGCAGATGCTCTATCGTCTCCCTGAGGGTCGCGGTGTCCCTGATCTCCTCGAACCTGGCAGGGCTTGTGATATCGCGCCCTGGCGGAAAACCCCGAATCGCCGCGATCTCGTCGGTCACTTTCTCCGCGGGCAGATGGCCACCCATCCCGGGTTTGGCCGACTGCCCGATCTTGATCTCGACGGCGTCCACCTTCCTGAGATCTTCAGGAGTGGCGGTGTAGTGGTTCGGGACGTACTCAAAGATGTACCGGTACGAAGCCGCCCGCACCTCCTCAAGCATCCCCCCCTCCCCCGAACACATCGCCGTCCCCACAGCGGCGCTTCCTTTCGCCAGGGCACGTTTGAACTCGCGCGAGAGCGCCCCGAAGGACATATGCGTGATGTAGATGGGGGTCTCGATGACCAGCGGATGATCGGCACGCGGGCCGATAACCGTCCCGGTGTTCACCGGTTCGTCCTGGTTGAGAGGAAGTCTTGCCAGTTGTGCACCGAGCACGAGGATCTCGTCCCAGGAGATTACCGGCTTCTGTGTCCGCATCGGCTCGAGGATCGACTCAGCCGTCGCGGCCATCCGACGGATCTCGGCCATATGCACTTCCAGAAGGTCGGCCTCCCGCCGCCATTCTCCGAGATAACCCTCTGCATAGCCGAGGCCATAATGTGACACGGTGATGGAATGGGTGGCACCGCAGACAGGGCAGACGACCGTCTGTTCCACCGTCTTCTTCGGCTCCACCTCGATGATTTTCAGGTGGGAGCGGTCGGAGCGGCATATCGGACACTGCCAGTCATCGGGAAAGGCCGATGGTTCGGTGCCCGGCCTGAGACCGATAGCCGAGTCACCTCTCTCAGAGTCGTACTCGAAGACCTGACAGATATCGCAGCGGTACCTCGCCATGGAGTGTCCCTGCTCTCACGTCCCTGTCTGTTCCTTCTCAGAGCCACGCGAACAATAATAGAGATGTTCAAGCCCCATCTTCTCATAGACCGGGCAACCGCCGCAGATGCACCCCTCCTCTACGGTGATGCACCCGCTCTTCCCGATCGCCGGGAAGCAATAACCACCCTCTTCACCACAGTCCTCAAAACTCGGGCACTGCGTGCAGGTGCAGAGGGAGAGGACCATCTGTTTCTTTTCTTCCATCTCCGTTGCCATGGCAGGTTTCATTGTTCTGAACCCCGAACTGCCATGAATAATCACCATATAATAACATTGTGATCTATTGTCATCTAATCTGGATGAGCCGGCCACATCTTTAAAAAAGGAGAGATTGGACCGGCATCACCCCACCTTCGGCAGGTGCGCGAGCGATTCCCTGATCAACTCGGCCGGGTACTCGTAGTCGGGAAGGCCGCCCGCGAGATAGATGTCGTAACTTGCGAAATCGAAGTTGCCGTGGCCCGAGTTATTGAAGAGGATCACCTTCTCCTCCCCGGTCTTCCGGCACTCGATGGCGGCGTCGATCGCCGCCTTCACGGCGTGGGCCGCCTCGGGAGCGACGACGATCCCCTCCGTCCGGGCGAAGGTGATGGCCGCATCGAAGACCTCGTTCTGGTGGTATGAGACGGCCCGCATCGCCCCGGCGTCGGTGAGGTGGGCGACAAGAGGCGAGACGCCGTGGTACCGCAATCCGCCCGCGTGGATCGCCGGCGGCACGAAGTCGTGGCCGAGCGTGAACATCTTCAGGAGAGGGGTGAGGCCTGCGATGTCGCCGTAGTCATAAGCAAAGAGCCCCTTCGTAAGGGTCGGGCAGGCCGTAGGTTCAACGCCGACGACGTCGGTCTCCGGGTACCTGCCGCGAAGTTTCTCCCCGACAAAGGGAAATGCGAGACCGGCGAAGTTCGAGCCGCCGCCGACACAACCGATGACCGTGTCGGGATAGGTGTCCTCCATCGCGAGTTGTTCCCGCGCCTCAAGGCCGATGACGGTCTGGTGGAGGCAGACATGGTTCAAGACGGAACCGAGGGCATAGTTCGTGTTCGGGTGGTTCACTGCGTCCTCCACCGCCTCAGAGATCGCAATCCCGAGGCTTCCCGGCGTGTCCGGGTAATCGGCAAGGACTTTTCTGCCTGAGGCCGTCCTTTCGCTCGGCGAGGGGAGGCACTCGGCCCCATAGACCTGCATCATACTTTTCCTGTACGGTTTCTGGGTATAGGACGACCTGACCATGTACACGGTGCAGGTCATTCCGAAGAGAGCGGTCGCAAAAGCGAGGGACGAACCCCACTGCCCGGCGCCGGTCTCGGTGGCGATCCGCTCGATCCCCTCCTGCCGGTTGTAGTAGGCCTGGGGCACCGCAGTGTTCGGCTTGTGCGAACCCGGCGGACTGACGCCTTCCCACTTGTAGTAGATCTTCGCCGGCGTCTTGAGGTGCTCTTCGAGGCGTCGCGCCCGGTACAGGGGGCTTGGCCTCCAGAGTCTAAGGATATCCCGCACCTCGTCAGGGATGGGAATCGAACGTTCGGTCGC
Encoded proteins:
- a CDS encoding glutamate synthase-related protein, translating into MARYRCDICQVFEYDSERGDSAIGLRPGTEPSAFPDDWQCPICRSDRSHLKIIEVEPKKTVEQTVVCPVCGATHSITVSHYGLGYAEGYLGEWRREADLLEVHMAEIRRMAATAESILEPMRTQKPVISWDEILVLGAQLARLPLNQDEPVNTGTVIGPRADHPLVIETPIYITHMSFGALSREFKRALAKGSAAVGTAMCSGEGGMLEEVRAASYRYIFEYVPNHYTATPEDLRKVDAVEIKIGQSAKPGMGGHLPAEKVTDEIAAIRGFPPGRDITSPARFEEIRDTATLRETIEHLRNATGGRPVGVKLAAGHIEDDLAVVLPAGPDFVTIDGRPGATAAAPLFVKDTTSVPTPFALHRARVSLDRHGAEDVSLVITGGLRISADFAKALAMGADAVAIGTAALMACACQQYRLCNTGKCPVGVTTQDPEMRGRLRVDISARMLENFLTVSTEELRTFARLTGHDDVHALSVDDLCTTNTEISGYTGIRHV
- a CDS encoding DUF2769 domain-containing protein; translation: MEEKKQMVLSLCTCTQCPSFEDCGEEGGYCFPAIGKSGCITVEEGCICGGCPVYEKMGLEHLYYCSRGSEKEQTGT
- a CDS encoding TrpB-like pyridoxal phosphate-dependent enzyme, with translation MRTKILLDEDAMPKAWYNIQADLPAPLAPPLHPGTGKPVTPDDLAAIFPRELIRQEMATERSIPIPDEVRDILRLWRPSPLYRARRLEEHLKTPAKIYYKWEGVSPPGSHKPNTAVPQAYYNRQEGIERIATETGAGQWGSSLAFATALFGMTCTVYMVRSSYTQKPYRKSMMQVYGAECLPSPSERTASGRKVLADYPDTPGSLGIAISEAVEDAVNHPNTNYALGSVLNHVCLHQTVIGLEAREQLAMEDTYPDTVIGCVGGGSNFAGLAFPFVGEKLRGRYPETDVVGVEPTACPTLTKGLFAYDYGDIAGLTPLLKMFTLGHDFVPPAIHAGGLRYHGVSPLVAHLTDAGAMRAVSYHQNEVFDAAITFARTEGIVVAPEAAHAVKAAIDAAIECRKTGEEKVILFNNSGHGNFDFASYDIYLAGGLPDYEYPAELIRESLAHLPKVG